In the genome of Neodiprion fabricii isolate iyNeoFabr1 chromosome 4, iyNeoFabr1.1, whole genome shotgun sequence, the window TGTAGCCGGACCTATTTCGAACCTCAGCTTGTCGATATGGCGCCTAAACTAGGTACTCGTCTTACAATTTTTGCGAGCTGCACTGAGGATTCGAACTAAAGTCCTCTCATTTCATAGTTTTGCACGCTACCATGGTCCGCAATAATTTTCCTAAAACACTTTTAACGTTCTTctatttattgaatttcatatttctcaaATTAGACCTACAGTCTAATATCAATCGGGATTTTCTTGAAGTTATGAATTTATCAGAATAAATAGGAGACGTATCGTTTTTCTAAAATACTATACAATTTggcatgaaataattttgtacttTCATACTTTTATGCATGTAATAACTCTTCTCGAATTATCAATCAGTGACGAAATCAAACTATTTTTAGCATGACTTTACTAGAAAAGATGGATAAACAATtctaatattaatatatgaAGGGTTGAGTGCCAGAGTAGCCTAACTCACATTCTCGATAAGGCTCGTTTCAAATGGCTTAGTATAGTTGAAGTGAGTTTTATCGACAATGTGGTTTAGGCTACGCTGGCACTGAACCtttcatatattcatatattctTATCATGATTTGATGTTTGAATGTTTCCGGAATATATCTGATACATCTGGCGTTAGTACCAGATCATGATATATGTGACATCAGAACGGAGCATGTGAAAATATTGCTATTCATTGAAATAACAGGCTCATAAGTTGCGAaacagtatttaaaaaatagatattatttttgttttggcAAAATGTCCAGGTTTTGCCATGAGGGGGATGACACGTTCACGCAGCGGCGAAGAGCCGTTGCTAGATTACGCAACTCACACCCCATTAGTTCAACCACAAACTCATCAGCCGAACCCTCTGAGCTATTGAGGACATCTTCATCCGGCGATGTTCATAATTTGCCGTCCGCCGTTGTAATGACTCAAGGAAGAAGAGTGAAGACGTCGTTGCAAAGACTGCAGCAACAGCAGGACGAGATGTTTCAGTTGTAGCAATTACGGTCGACTTGCGCTATATGTGTAAGGACTTAGGTTTTGGGTAATGAGGTAGATATATTGGCGAAAGCAGTGCtggattataaataatttcgcaCCACACTTAATAGCTTAATATGAAAATGATGATCACATCGAGTATCTTCACGTCACATCACGGCATGAATGACATTGAAGTACCAAACATACATTCATACgtgtgtatttatacatacacctatatgtaatgtatatgtatgtatatttatgtttgCAGTGTAATTTATACACTTGACAAGATAATaagcgttaatttttttttttgacattggTGTCCAGCACTAGAACGCTTCAGACTAGCCGTTTCTTATTGAAGAATGTTTGAATAGAGATTACGTGAGGTATAATTGTTGCAAGCAACAGGGTAAGTGAATtccctttatttttttaaaccaattACGTTAGGTTATTCATTTTTGAGTGAACCGTCGCTCGCAGaggtttcaatttattttctatttattgtttttatttcgttttctgtttataaatataaatttaatatcttatcactgttgaaaattttgttaaaaaaatgttaattttattgaactgATCCCAAATATCAGTTATGTACATAGTCCGATATACGTTGGCAAGTATTTTCTTACTTGCAACAATTATGCTCAAATAACGTTGACTTATTAAGAATAAAAGATAGATGAAGTATTAGTGTTGAACCTTCTGATGCCTTACATATATTGTATCCAGTCTTGAACGAATTGAAAGTTAATTTATCTTTAATTAGCTTATCATACCGACTTACCGTGCTGTTTGGTGGTAATCTACATGATATTTGCAAATTCTTGGCAACttgttcatttattatttgaaaataaagaaaatcaaaaaaagaattaaaaagaagaaagaatatatttaatgaatgatattttgCTTGGATACTGTGAATTTATGCcgtgaagaaatttcaaaaataaatgttataaTCCATATGGACACATTGTAGATTTCCAACTTCCAAGCTTCAGTAATAATAGATTATAAAATATCCATACATTATAAAGAATATATACATTTGATGCTTGGTAAAATTGTTAAGCTGAAAAATTATGCAGTTCACTATTCAATTTAACGAATTAGTAAGTTAGTTTGAAGAAAAGGTAGCCACTGTTATTTTCCGCcgaatttattttactttctgcaagtttttaaaattagcTTTCTTGTTTTACGCAGTAATTTGCAAGAAGAATAGATTCATTTAAGTATCAGcagaaatgaaatagaaaCTTAATTCTGTTGAAACcgaattgaatataaataatatttactcGAATGTTATAATTACTCAGTAACAAATacctatttatttttactttcctcgcgtatgaaatataaatatacaatatattattttatataagtGCAAAATATCTGTAATCTTTGTATAACAAACTAGGTGAGAACTTCAAAATTTCGCAAACAAATTATTCTTTCATCTCAGTATGTGTTTCCAATATAAACTTTAGTTTactacggtttttttttttagaaaatgaaaactaagAAGCCCTTGCATAATAATGTATGGACATAGATCATTTTTGTAATGTAAATTTCTATGTTTgcacaaaaataaactgttatattattatacataatgaTATACAAAGGTGTATATAGGTAAGTCTATATtcatagaaaagaaaataatattgtaaagAATCATAAAAACGTGTACATGAACTATAAATTACATagaataatttgtaattactGTACAATGTATGTATCTATGTGTATAAGTTCTGATTCAACTGGTTCTGTTTTGTTTGCTGGGCAAAGTAACATTTACCTTGCGAATAATAAGCATAAACaattactgtaaaaaatattaattataattatggaaaagttttatagtcagaattataattatgttaCAGAACAATTATTGGTTTTCAAAATCTTGTTCTTCGCCCGATCTCCAGGTGATTGCTTTCTGTTTATTATCAGACTTTATAAAACTTAACAAGAAGACTACTTGAATAACTGAGCATGATCTTTTGAAATTGACATTACGAGCTGTATGATTCATTAGGATTATAGCTGTGAAAATAGgtacaatatttacacctgTATGTAGGACAATTTACTTAGAAAGGAGCATGCTAACGGCTTGCCAAGTTTCATAATTGAGGTGTATCGACTGCATACCAAGCAATTTTTACATAGCATTTTGCACTTACATTCTAATTGTCATATGCCAAGGATGCACGGTACACTTTTCAATTATGGTTCATTAGGACTTATCAGTGAGTTCGTCACTCTGGTTACATTcgttataataaaaaatttccattctGCTTTAATCTATCGcataaagtgtaaaaaaaaaacaaaagaaaaaaaaatcttgttaCTTGGTGCAATCTTAGATATAGTCTATAAACATCGTCATAATATTATGCTATAGTATGGTATTACTGTCATccaaataaatatgtaaactATATTACTATATATGACCTAATTTGTTGGACGATACAagtttatattaaataaaatagcaATACATGCAATTAGCTCGACATAGATTCCTTCTGCACTGACCAAAAAAGAAAGCAGAGAACGCATGTAAGCGTGAAATAATTgccaaatttttataatttgtcGCGTTCACAAGTCTTACAATTTAGTACCTGAAATGCAACACGGCAGATATTCATACAATCGGTTTGGTCTGTAACACTGTGTACTTTAGTTGTCGCtattattttagtaaaatttgTTATAATTAATACAGATAATCAATAAAACAAAGATTATGATATACTATTTGTCATGTTATATCGCAGCtgtattatattttgatatttctaTTGCATCCAACGTAAAATGTTTGTATCTATTGTAGTGTCATGTATGAGAATAAGTTAATACGCAGTTGGTACGAGCTTGTTGAATTATCCATCTTACGATACCAAGTTAGTAATTAGTTTCCTACAAATGTCCATTGAGCAATCTCTGTATCTtctgatcatttttcattatcccAGCTTTTACTTGGCGTATTTTATCCAACTGAACTTTGATATTACCTTCGATGTCTTTGAGAGTTCCTTTCATGGGTTCTATAAACTCTTCTGTTGAGCTgccataataataacaaaatttatgcgtattttatataattatttggaATATCATTACTGCTTTAACAAGAGTGCGACAGTGctgtttaaatattatataattttttaatactgaGTAATTATAGGTGCACTGATGAATGGAGATAGTTGTCGACTATTATTTACTCACATTTGCTCCTGGCGTAATTGTTCACTCAATTGATTATATTGACTTCGCCATTCATGGAGTTCCCTCTGCATCATCTCTACATCTTCCTGTTAAGCAAATACAGGTCGTTGAATGCATGCAGGTTGAAAAGACTGTATCTttgcaaatgaataaaatggaCGTAATTTTCTGCAGCCTTGTACGGTCTCAATCAAAATGCTATATAActataaaagtaattttttacctGTAAATAATCCAAGAGTTTACCCAGTGGGTTTGTCGCTCGCGTCAAAGTTTGAATCGAACTTCGCAATTTATCAACTTCTTTTATTGCTGTTTCACGATCTCTTCTTGATCCTGCTTCCCATTCCTATAACAATATACACGTGAATTTTATTCTATGGATTTGGAAATATACTCAGATACTACTGGTCTGAGATACTGGTGCATCAGAAGATTGATTTGAGAAAGTATCGGGGACTTGAAAACTTAGCCGGTTAAACGTGATGTTCAGTATGTGATCAGATATTCAAATATGCTCACAATCTCCACCTTCTTGGGCATAACATCGACATTGTCTGTATTGATTAACTCTCTTTGAGTCTCCAAGATTTGAGCTACCAGATGTCCATGTTCTTCCGAGAGCTGACTTTCAGTCCTAGCTAATCCATCGATGTTTAGGGAATCCCCACTCCCACCTGTCTCCATTACAACCATATCATCAACGTCATCTTCCTCTTttgtgtcaaaattttctACGATTACATTAACAGTGCCCATTGGAgttctgaaatgaaaaaaaagcacattagaaaaaaatacacatgtGTTAACGTCtaattactttattttcaataaccaATGATCCTTAGGATTACGTTATATCTTCATTTAAAATGAATTCAGTTTTTGATCGCATCCTAGGAGCTGCAGGTCTAGCGCTCATTGGCCTGGCACTGGGAGGACGCAGTGAAGTTTTTGGTCTCACTACTGTCGTCTCAGGAACTCTATAAGCAAACCACAGTAATAGTTTGAAAACTTTACAAACATTGTTTTCGTTTCATTACCAGATTATAAAAACACTATCGAGCTATTCATTAATATTGAACTATATACTTATTAGACTGACATTGCTGTATTTGCAGAATCGTCTGGGGGACCTGCAGGCTTTGGTGGTGGAGAACCTGGATGCTCAAACGTGTActgtttttgtaatttgtttgGTACTGTATCTGATTTCGATGATTTATGATTTGGTGACAGCAGGCTACTTGCTTCTCTTACTTTGTTCCCAGCTGAAGATTTCGGTTTCGATTCACCTTCTAAGGGAGCTGAGTTTTTTTCTGCACTTCTCTTTGTCCTACCATCAGAATGTGAGCTTCTACGAGAACCATCATCATTTGCGCTTGTTTTTCCCCTTATTTCAGCAGATTGTCTTGTTTCTGGTTCTGATATTCTATCAGGCGGTTGTTCCGTTTGGTTATTACCTTGTTGCGATTTTACTTGCTTGTCTATCGGCGAGTTGGTATTACGCAACGAAGATTCCGTCATTTTGTGAGTAGGTGAATTTGTTGAATCTGATAAAGCAGGTTTGGTTTTTGGGGAGTCTAACGTTCTTGGTGATGAAGGATCTTCCTTGGGTTGGACTGACGCTGAGCGTCTTTGTCGCCTCACCGAAGATGGCCGTTTTTCTTCCTTGgactaaaaataatttagttATACAATCATTGGGCGACATTACAAGAGTTATAGATAATATGTTTGTCAAATGACTAAATCTTTTATAAAATCGTCATGGCGGTGTTCAAAACAATGgaagaaaatacttttttatcgatcaaagtaaaaaaagaaaaggctCTACGATACAAAAGGTAAACAAAATACGACGCTCAACCTATATCTAAAATAGATTATCTACTCTAACTCCTATATCAACATCTCTTCACCTCAGCAGAAGGAATTTCAAcgatcttttcttttttatcccCACCCttattttttgctttattctctttttcctGTTCGTGTAGTTTTTCTCGTCTATTCTCAGCACAGGTTTTAACTTCTTTGGGTGCATTTTTGCTGGTGCttgtagattttttcttttgatcaATCGGAGGCTTCTCTTTTTCCACCGGTTTTCTAGATTGTGAAGACTGTCTAGACACTGGCTTCTTAGACTCATCTTTAGCAGCCAGTTTTGATTTCACTGGCCCCTTAGATCGACCATTACTATTTTTATAGTGCTCTATTGCTTCTGCGCTGCTGATCTATTGTGAAAGATAAACAATTACACAGTGATACCATTTTGAACATTGAGTTTACCATTTTACGAATAACTagaaattattgtgaataCCTTTTTGTCAAGGGCTTTTCCAATCGCTTGCAGTAACTCATTAGTTCGAGTGGGTTCATGTCCAGCGATGACCTTACTGGGTCGTACCATGAGATTATTTCCAGTAATCAACTCTGAAATGTTTAACTTATTATGTTAGCTATCTAGAATAATCAGGAAAAATATGACCATCTAGATAATTTGTGTCTTCGTTTCACTTACTCACAACGTCAATCAGTTTTGTTAAATACGCAAGCTTGGTGTCTTTGTCTTTTATATTTTCGGAATTCAATTCATCCTCTGTAAAAAGACCATCGAGAAATCCAGTTTCTCT includes:
- the LOC124181311 gene encoding TRAF3-interacting protein 1 isoform X1, which translates into the protein MTEDVKPEVIKKTQDILGKYFKKPPLTEKLLKKPPFRFLHDIVSSVIRETGFLDGLFTEDELNSENIKDKDTKLAYLTKLIDVVKLITGNNLMVRPSKVIAGHEPTRTNELLQAIGKALDKKISSAEAIEHYKNSNGRSKGPVKSKLAAKDESKKPVSRQSSQSRKPVEKEKPPIDQKKKSTSTSKNAPKEVKTCAENRREKLHEQEKENKAKNKGGDKKEKIVEIPSAESKEEKRPSSVRRQRRSASVQPKEDPSSPRTLDSPKTKPALSDSTNSPTHKMTESSLRNTNSPIDKQVKSQQGNNQTEQPPDRISEPETRQSAEIRGKTSANDDGSRRSSHSDGRTKRSAEKNSAPLEGESKPKSSAGNKVREASSLLSPNHKSSKSDTVPNKLQKQYTFEHPGSPPPKPAGPPDDSANTAIVPETTVVRPKTSLRPPSARPMSARPAAPRMRSKTEFILNEDITTPMGTVNVIVENFDTKEEDDVDDMVVMETGGSGDSLNIDGLARTESQLSEEHGHLVAQILETQRELINTDNVDVMPKKVEIEWEAGSRRDRETAIKEVDKLRSSIQTLTRATNPLGKLLDYLQEDVEMMQRELHEWRSQYNQLSEQLRQEQISTEEFIEPMKGTLKDIEGNIKVQLDKIRQVKAGIMKNDQKIQRLLNGHL
- the LOC124181311 gene encoding TRAF3-interacting protein 1 isoform X5, whose protein sequence is MVRPSKVIAGHEPTRTNELLQAIGKALDKKISSAEAIEHYKNSNGRSKGPVKSKLAAKDESKKPVSRQSSQSRKPVEKEKPPIDQKKKSTSTSKNAPKEVKTCAENRREKLHEQEKENKAKNKGGDKKEKIVEIPSAESKEEKRPSSVRRQRRSASVQPKEDPSSPRTLDSPKTKPALSDSTNSPTHKMTESSLRNTNSPIDKQVKSQQGNNQTEQPPDRISEPETRQSAEIRGKTSANDDGSRRSSHSDGRTKRSAEKNSAPLEGESKPKSSAGNKVREASSLLSPNHKSSKSDTVPNKLQKQYTFEHPGSPPPKPAGPPDDSANTAIVPETTVVRPKTSLRPPSARPMSARPAAPRMRSKTEFILNEDITTPMGTVNVIVENFDTKEEDDVDDMVVMETGGSGDSLNIDGLARTESQLSEEHGHLVAQILETQRELINTDNVDVMPKKVEIEWEAGSRRDRETAIKEVDKLRSSIQTLTRATNPLGKLLDYLQEDVEMMQRELHEWRSQYNQLSEQLRQEQISTEEFIEPMKGTLKDIEGNIKVQLDKIRQVKAGIMKNDQKIQRLLNGHL
- the LOC124181311 gene encoding TRAF3-interacting protein 1 isoform X2, with amino-acid sequence MTEDVKPEVIKKTQDILGKYFKKPPLTEKLLKKPPFRFLHDIVSSVIRETGFLDGLFTEDELNSENIKDKDTKLAYLTKLIDVVKLITGNNLMVRPSKVIAGHEPTRTNELLQAIGKALDKKISSAEAIEHYKNSNGRSKGPVKSKLAAKDESKKPVSRQSSQSRKPVEKEKPPIDQKKKSTSTSKNAPKEVKTCAENRREKLHEQEKENKAKNKGGDKKEKIVEIPSAESKEEKRPSSVRRQRRSASVQPKEDPSSPRTLDSPKTKPALSDSTNSPTHKMTESSLRNTNSPIDKQVKSQQGNNQTEQPPDRISEPETRQSAEIRGKTSANDDGSRRSSHSDGRTKRSAEKNSAPLEGESKPKSSAGNKYTFEHPGSPPPKPAGPPDDSANTAIVPETTVVRPKTSLRPPSARPMSARPAAPRMRSKTEFILNEDITTPMGTVNVIVENFDTKEEDDVDDMVVMETGGSGDSLNIDGLARTESQLSEEHGHLVAQILETQRELINTDNVDVMPKKVEIEWEAGSRRDRETAIKEVDKLRSSIQTLTRATNPLGKLLDYLQEDVEMMQRELHEWRSQYNQLSEQLRQEQISTEEFIEPMKGTLKDIEGNIKVQLDKIRQVKAGIMKNDQKIQRLLNGHL
- the LOC124181311 gene encoding TRAF3-interacting protein 1 isoform X3, coding for MTEDVKPEVIKKTQDILGKYFKKPPLTEKLLKKPPFRFLHDIVSSVIRETGFLDGLFTEDELNSENIKDKDTKLAYLTKLIDVVKLITGNNLMVRPSKVIAGHEPTRTNELLQAIGKALDKKISSAEAIEHYKNSNGRSKGPVKSKLAAKDESKKPVSRQSSQSRKPVEKEKPPIDQKKKSTSTSKNAPKEVKTCAENRREKLHEQEKENKAKNKGGDKKEKIVEIPSAESKEEKRPSSVRRQRRSASVQPKEDPSSPRTLDSPKTKPALSDSTNSPTHKMTESSLRNTNSPIDKQVKSQQGNNQTEQPPDRISEPETRQSAEIRGKTSANDDGSRRSSHSDGRTKRSAEKNSAPLEGESKPKSSAGNKVLHHQSLQVPQTILQIQQCQSNKVPETTVVRPKTSLRPPSARPMSARPAAPRMRSKTEFILNEDITTPMGTVNVIVENFDTKEEDDVDDMVVMETGGSGDSLNIDGLARTESQLSEEHGHLVAQILETQRELINTDNVDVMPKKVEIEWEAGSRRDRETAIKEVDKLRSSIQTLTRATNPLGKLLDYLQEDVEMMQRELHEWRSQYNQLSEQLRQEQISTEEFIEPMKGTLKDIEGNIKVQLDKIRQVKAGIMKNDQKIQRLLNGHL
- the LOC124181311 gene encoding TRAF3-interacting protein 1 isoform X4; translated protein: MVIRETGFLDGLFTEDELNSENIKDKDTKLAYLTKLIDVVKLITGNNLMVRPSKVIAGHEPTRTNELLQAIGKALDKKISSAEAIEHYKNSNGRSKGPVKSKLAAKDESKKPVSRQSSQSRKPVEKEKPPIDQKKKSTSTSKNAPKEVKTCAENRREKLHEQEKENKAKNKGGDKKEKIVEIPSAESKEEKRPSSVRRQRRSASVQPKEDPSSPRTLDSPKTKPALSDSTNSPTHKMTESSLRNTNSPIDKQVKSQQGNNQTEQPPDRISEPETRQSAEIRGKTSANDDGSRRSSHSDGRTKRSAEKNSAPLEGESKPKSSAGNKVREASSLLSPNHKSSKSDTVPNKLQKQYTFEHPGSPPPKPAGPPDDSANTAIVPETTVVRPKTSLRPPSARPMSARPAAPRMRSKTEFILNEDITTPMGTVNVIVENFDTKEEDDVDDMVVMETGGSGDSLNIDGLARTESQLSEEHGHLVAQILETQRELINTDNVDVMPKKVEIEWEAGSRRDRETAIKEVDKLRSSIQTLTRATNPLGKLLDYLQEDVEMMQRELHEWRSQYNQLSEQLRQEQISTEEFIEPMKGTLKDIEGNIKVQLDKIRQVKAGIMKNDQKIQRLLNGHL